Below is a genomic region from Jiangella gansuensis DSM 44835.
CCCCGGCATCGGGCGGCTTACCACCATCGAGAAGATCCGTGCCCGGCACACGAAGTTCGCCAAGGAGCCGCTGCGGTTCGCGATGGAGTACCTGGGCGTGTGGCCGGGCACCGACCAGCGCCGCGCCATCGACGCCGACGAGTGGGCCGCCGCCGGCGACGACTTCGCCGAGAAGCCGGACAGGTTCGGCCTCGCCTACGACGTGGACCCGCTGGGCGTCCAGGCGTCACTGGTGGCCGCCTGGCGCGACGATGACGGCCTGGCGCACATCGAGTTGCTGATGCACGGCGAGCCCCGCCAGATCGGCAAGGAGGCGCTACGCGTGGCCCGGGAACACCGGGTGCCCATCGGGTACGACAACCTCGGGCAGAACCTCGACGTAGCCGAAGGGCTGAACCGAGCCAAGCCGAAGCCGAAGATGATGCCGCTCGCGCTGCGAGACATCGTCGCCGCCCAGTCCGGGCTGATGGCTGAACTGCGGATCACCGAGAAGCACCCCGCCGTGACGCTGCAACACCCGGACCAGCCCGTCCTGAACGCCGCGGTCGAGTCGGCCGCGTGGCGCACGGTCGGCGACTCCGGGCAGCTGTTCGGCCGGCGCGTGTCGACCGGCGACATCACAGCCATCGTCGCGGCGGCGAACGCGCTGCTCGTGTTCGACCGGATGCCGAAGCGAACGTCCATTCGGATCGTGACGCGGGCGAGCTGATCCACGTATGCAGAGATGTCAAATGCTCTCTATAGCATTTGCCTCGTGGGTGTCATCAGCGCGTGGCGGGACATGCTCTCGCGGCCGAAGCCGGGCTTGCCGTTGGCGTCGCCGTGGTCGACGTCCACACTTCAGACCGCGGTACTGGCGGACATCTTCGGCAAGGAGAACTTGCCCGTCACCCGCGAGATGTGCATGTCCATCCCGGCGGTGTCCAAGGCTCGGGCGCTCGTCGCCGGGAAGCTGGCTCGCCAGCCCCTTAAGGCATACCGCGGTGATGCCGAACTGCCGGCCCGGTCGCAGCCGTCGTGGCTGTATCGGACCAACGGCGACGTGCCGCCGCAGATGCGGATGCTGTGGACCATCGATGACCTGTTCTTCGGTGGGTGGTCGCTGTGGGGTGTGGAGCGCGGCACGGCCCGCGACGACCAGCGATACGGCCCGATCCTCGACGCCTACCGGGTGCCGTACGAGTGGTGGGAGTTCGACCCGGACGGGAAGATTCTCGTCAATGGAGGCGAGGTCACCGAGGACTCGGTGATCCTGTTTGCCGGCCCGTTCGAGGGCCTGATCGAGGCGGCGGCCGACACGATCCGCGGCGCCCGGAACCTTGAGCGGGCGTGGGCGAAGCGGGTCAACAACCCGATCCCCGCGACCGAGCTGCACCAGACTACCGACGACGTCATGGAAGACGAAGAGATCGACGAGCTCGTCGACACCTGGATCGGCATGCTGAATAAGGGCGGCGGCGTCGCCTACACGCCGCCGTCCATCGACGTGCGAACGCACGGTGAGACTGTGCTCGACCTGTTCATCGAGGGCCGCAACGCTGTCACGCTCGATGTCGGGCGGCACACCAACGTCGGCGCGCAGATGCTCGACGCATCCATGGCGACCAGCTCATTGCAATACGTGACCGCGGTCGACGGCCGCAACTCGTTCATCGACGACACCCTCGACTACTGGGCGATGCCCATCGAGGCGCGCCTGTCGATGGACGACGTCGTACCCCGCGGACAGCGGATCGCGTTCGACCTGTCCCACCTCACCCGGCTCCCACAACCGTCGACCGGACCAGCAACGGAGGACTGATCCCATGAACGCACGCAAGTCGACCAAGGACACCGAGGCGGCGGACGTCGAGCCGGCCGAGACCGAGACGGCGCAGGCCGAGACGCCCGGCGCCGCCACCAACGAGGCAACCGGCGAGGTGGTCCGCATCGTCCCGAAGCCGCACGGCCTGGAAGCCGTGTACGTCCGCGGGGCGGACGGCAGCACCACCCGAATCGTGCGCAAGCGGTCCGCCGACACGGACGAGCCCGCAACGGAGGACTGACCGATGGCGAAGACCACCGCGTTGCAGGCGCTCGGCACGCTGCTGGAGGCGTCCGCCGATGACCGCACGCTGACCTACCGGCTTCTGCCGTACGGCGAGCAGGGCCGCACCAACCTCGGGCGCGTGACAGCTGGCCCGGGTGTCGTGCGCATCCCGGGTGACCCGTCCGAGCTGGTGGCCAACCTGGAGCACGACCGCAAGCGGCCGGTCGCCCGGGCCACCTCGATCACCGAGGATGACGGCGGCCTGACTGCCACGTTCCGTATCGCCGCGACGACGGCCGGTAACGACTTGCTCGCCGAGGCGGCCGAGGGTCTGCGCACAGGCATCTCCGTTGAGCTGTCCGACCCGGTCATCCGCAACGGCAAGCTGCTGTCCGCCGAGCTGGCCGGCGCCGGGTTCGTCGCCTCTCCGGCGTTCCCGTCCGCACAGCTGGTCGCGGCCGACGCCGGCGAGCTGCCCGACGAGATCGCGCCGGACTCGCAGTCGCACAGCGTCAGTGAGGACGTCATCGAGGTGGACGGAAAGAAGTACCGCCGCATCACCGAGTCCAGCTACGAGACTCGCACCGAGCCCGTCGCGGGCAACGACGACGACCCGCCGGACGGCGGGGACGAAGACACCGAGGACGACGCGTCCGAGGAAGACCAGGAGGACCAGCAGATGACCGCTTCCACCGCCAAGAAGGCAGCGTCCGCGCCGGCGACGCTCCGCGGCGCCGCTGCCAAGGGCGGCGGCCGCGGTACCACGCTGCTCGCCGCCGACGCCGGCCCCCGCGACCTGTTCCGACTGTTGGCCGAGGCCGGCAAGACGCAGGACAGTGAGCTGATCGCCGAGCTCGTCGACATCACGCAGTCCGGCGCCATCGGCAACACTGAGGTGCCCCAGTATGTCGGCGAGCTGTGGGATGGCCGCGCAGCCGAGCGGCGCATCATCCCGCTGTTCAACCACGCCGACCTCACCAGCTACAAGGTGCACGGCTGGCGCTGGGTGAACAAGCCGCAGGTCGCGCCGTACGCCGGCGACAAGGCCGACGTTCCGAGCAACGCCGTGTCCACCGAGCAGGTGACGATCTCAGCCGAGCGGATCGCCGGCGCCCACGACATCGACCGCAAGTACCGAGACTTCGGGGATGAGGCGTTCTGGCAGTCGTACCTGGCGGCCATGACCGAGTCCTACGCCGTCCAGTCCGACGCCGCCGTTCTGGCCGACGCGCTCGCGGCGGCCACTGCGGTCACCGTAGGTGATCCGGTGACCGGTGTACCCGCGGTCTGGATCAAGATCGTGGACGGCGTCCTGTCTGTGTTGCAGGCCACCAACGCGATGCCCAGCTTTTCGGTACTGGCGTTCG
It encodes:
- a CDS encoding phage portal protein, which codes for MGVISAWRDMLSRPKPGLPLASPWSTSTLQTAVLADIFGKENLPVTREMCMSIPAVSKARALVAGKLARQPLKAYRGDAELPARSQPSWLYRTNGDVPPQMRMLWTIDDLFFGGWSLWGVERGTARDDQRYGPILDAYRVPYEWWEFDPDGKILVNGGEVTEDSVILFAGPFEGLIEAAADTIRGARNLERAWAKRVNNPIPATELHQTTDDVMEDEEIDELVDTWIGMLNKGGGVAYTPPSIDVRTHGETVLDLFIEGRNAVTLDVGRHTNVGAQMLDASMATSSLQYVTAVDGRNSFIDDTLDYWAMPIEARLSMDDVVPRGQRIAFDLSHLTRLPQPSTGPATED